From the Brevibacillus choshinensis genome, one window contains:
- a CDS encoding DedA family protein, translating to MQTWITTFMEQFSYIGIFLLMALENVFPPIPSEVILTFGGFMTTYTTLSVPGVIISATLGSVLGAILLYWIGYYLDIEKIETIVERWGHILRLKKEDITRANAWFDKYGYWTIFLCRMVPLVRSLISVPAGMTKMNVWLFLLFTTLGTLIWNVALVMIGSFLGQSWEDILSYMDMYSTVSYVVIGIVVVVFLFVFFRKRSVKS from the coding sequence ATGCAAACGTGGATTACTACCTTTATGGAACAGTTCAGCTACATCGGCATCTTTTTGTTGATGGCCTTGGAAAATGTGTTTCCTCCGATTCCGTCCGAAGTGATTCTGACGTTTGGGGGATTCATGACCACCTATACGACATTATCCGTCCCAGGAGTGATCATTTCAGCCACGCTGGGTTCCGTTTTGGGGGCCATTCTACTCTATTGGATTGGATATTACTTGGATATTGAAAAAATAGAAACCATCGTCGAACGCTGGGGGCACATCCTTCGATTGAAAAAAGAGGATATCACTCGAGCGAATGCATGGTTTGATAAATATGGATACTGGACCATCTTCCTCTGTAGAATGGTACCGCTGGTCAGAAGCTTGATTTCGGTCCCAGCGGGTATGACCAAAATGAATGTCTGGCTTTTTCTCTTGTTTACCACGCTCGGAACACTGATCTGGAATGTAGCGTTGGTGATGATTGGTTCGTTTTTGGGGCAATCGTGGGAGGATATCCTGTCTTATATGGACATGTATTCGACGGTGTCGTATGTGGTGATTGGGATCGTTGTCGTTGTGTTTCTCTTCGTTTTTTTCCGCAAAAGAAGTGTGAAATCGTAG
- a CDS encoding GNAT family N-acetyltransferase, with protein sequence MPKERKQVDVRIEPWKDTDLALLFRLNAPEMLEHLGGPETEEQVHRRHQRYVNITGTETGQMFTIVMLPEFEPVGNIGYWERVWEGETVYEIGWGVLPEYQGLGIASAATKAAIACARAENKHQFLHAFPSVDNPGSNGICRKLSFTLKGECNFEYPPGSMMRCNDWFLDLRVSP encoded by the coding sequence TTGCCGAAAGAAAGGAAGCAAGTCGACGTTCGAATCGAGCCATGGAAAGATACGGATCTTGCTCTCCTGTTTAGGTTGAACGCACCGGAAATGCTAGAGCACTTAGGCGGCCCGGAAACAGAGGAGCAAGTCCACCGTCGTCATCAGAGGTACGTGAATATCACGGGTACGGAGACTGGCCAAATGTTCACAATCGTCATGCTGCCTGAGTTCGAACCGGTTGGAAACATCGGCTACTGGGAGCGGGTCTGGGAAGGTGAGACGGTGTACGAGATCGGGTGGGGAGTATTGCCTGAGTACCAGGGTCTCGGGATTGCAAGTGCAGCTACCAAAGCAGCGATAGCTTGTGCACGCGCAGAAAATAAACATCAGTTCCTTCACGCTTTTCCTTCCGTCGACAACCCAGGTTCTAATGGAATTTGCCGAAAGCTATCGTTTACCTTAAAGGGCGAGTGCAATTTTGAGTATCCGCCTGGGAGTATGATGCGCTGCAACGATTGGTTCTTGGATCTGAGGGTATCTCCGTAA
- a CDS encoding IclR family transcriptional regulator, with product MSADNSMQTISRTIQILRSFSKDEKELSLAEFHHKLGLSKSSLQRILNTLVNYGFLEKDEKRKTYRLGNELYYLGKLVEEHSHLLTVTKPYLKAIRDRLGESVYLNIIENNERKCIAFEEGKHDLMTISFIGQTSPLYAGASAKLLLAFLPSEKMTQYLQQTPLQAITGSTVIDKDKLLAELKDIRSQGYASSYGERVIGVCSVSAPILNRWGETIAGVSISAPIIRVTEEIYQQFIQAIIDTARQISEEFKFLVT from the coding sequence GTGAGCGCAGATAATTCCATGCAGACGATTAGTCGTACCATCCAAATCCTGCGATCCTTTTCCAAGGACGAAAAAGAGCTTTCCTTGGCAGAGTTTCATCATAAGCTGGGGCTATCCAAATCCAGTCTTCAACGGATTTTGAATACATTAGTCAATTACGGTTTCCTAGAAAAGGATGAGAAACGAAAGACATACCGGCTAGGAAACGAGCTGTACTACCTGGGCAAGCTCGTCGAGGAGCACTCTCATCTTCTCACAGTGACCAAGCCTTATCTCAAAGCGATTCGGGATCGTTTAGGAGAAAGCGTGTATTTGAATATCATTGAAAATAACGAACGCAAATGCATTGCCTTTGAAGAAGGAAAGCATGATCTGATGACCATTTCCTTTATTGGTCAAACGTCACCCTTGTATGCAGGCGCATCAGCCAAACTATTGCTCGCTTTTTTACCATCAGAAAAGATGACGCAATATTTGCAACAAACTCCGCTGCAAGCGATTACCGGCTCCACGGTCATCGATAAGGACAAGCTCCTAGCCGAATTAAAAGACATTCGCTCCCAAGGTTATGCCAGCAGTTACGGTGAACGAGTCATTGGCGTATGCTCGGTCAGTGCTCCGATCTTGAATCGGTGGGGAGAAACCATCGCTGGGGTCTCCATTTCTGCTCCGATCATTCGAGTCACGGAGGAAATCTATCAACAATTCATCCAAGCGATTATCGATACCGCAAGACAAATCTCAGAAGAATTCAAGTTCTTGGTCACCTAA
- a CDS encoding acyl-CoA dehydrogenase family protein, which produces MNSLQLPIGKISEKTEITRTEIREFLQQEKDRGTFVPKCDTWLSGFSPEFSRKLGERGWIGMTWPKQYGGHERTAIERYVVIEELLAAGAPVAGHWIADRQTGPLLLRFGTEEQRTEILPRIARGECYFAIGLSEPNAGSDLAAVHTRALKVNGGWILNGSKTWTSGAHHAHYMITLCRTSPFNPEKRHEGMSQLLVDLTAPGITIRPILLTTGEHHFNEVFFEDVFIPDNMLIGEEGNGWKQGMTELAYERSGPERFLSTFPLLEELTNQLRSRGDKHLMAQVSKHVARLWTLRHMSIGIAHLLEKGETPDVVAALVKDMGTKFEQQVAEIARLLIPSSPSLDTPNRLDQLMAQAVLHAPGFTLRGGTTEILRGIVAKGVIGK; this is translated from the coding sequence ATGAACAGTCTGCAATTGCCCATTGGAAAGATTTCAGAAAAAACAGAAATCACGCGCACGGAAATACGTGAATTTTTACAACAGGAAAAAGACCGCGGGACATTTGTGCCCAAATGCGATACGTGGTTAAGCGGGTTCTCCCCCGAGTTCAGCCGAAAACTTGGCGAGCGAGGCTGGATTGGAATGACGTGGCCGAAACAATATGGGGGACATGAACGGACAGCCATCGAGCGATATGTCGTCATTGAGGAACTACTCGCAGCTGGAGCACCCGTTGCTGGTCACTGGATCGCTGATCGGCAGACGGGGCCGCTATTGCTCCGCTTTGGAACGGAAGAGCAACGTACGGAGATTCTGCCACGAATTGCCCGTGGCGAATGCTATTTTGCTATCGGGCTCAGTGAGCCAAACGCGGGGTCAGATTTGGCAGCCGTACACACGAGAGCCCTTAAAGTTAATGGGGGCTGGATTTTGAATGGGAGCAAGACGTGGACAAGTGGAGCCCATCATGCGCACTACATGATCACCCTCTGCCGCACCTCGCCCTTCAATCCGGAAAAGCGCCACGAGGGTATGAGTCAGCTCCTCGTAGATTTAACTGCTCCAGGGATCACGATCCGTCCGATCCTTTTGACGACAGGCGAGCACCATTTTAACGAAGTGTTTTTTGAGGATGTCTTTATTCCTGACAACATGTTGATTGGGGAAGAAGGAAACGGTTGGAAGCAAGGAATGACGGAGCTTGCTTATGAACGTAGCGGCCCTGAGCGCTTCTTGAGTACCTTTCCGCTCCTCGAAGAATTGACGAATCAGTTGCGCAGCCGAGGTGACAAGCACCTGATGGCACAGGTAAGCAAGCACGTAGCGCGATTGTGGACGCTGCGGCACATGTCGATCGGGATCGCCCACTTGCTGGAAAAAGGAGAAACGCCAGATGTCGTCGCTGCGCTCGTAAAAGATATGGGCACCAAGTTTGAGCAACAAGTGGCGGAAATCGCGCGACTCCTCATTCCATCGTCTCCATCGTTGGACACTCCAAATCGTTTGGATCAATTGATGGCGCAGGCAGTCTTGCATGCTCCAGGCTTTACCCTCCGCGGCGGAACGACGGAAATCTTGCGAGGCATTGTGGCTAAAGGGGTGATTGGAAAGTGA
- a CDS encoding CaiB/BaiF CoA transferase family protein, which translates to MQALDGIRVLDLSRTLAGPFCTMLLGDMGADIIKVEQPEQGDETRSFTPPTWDGISSYYLASNRNKRSITVDLKSKEGKEIIFSLAKTVDVLVENFRTGTLDQLGLGYEQLKEMNPRLIYCSVSGFGRTGPEKNRAGYDLLLQGYGGLMSITGENGGSPVKVGTSIVDMNAGMFAIYGILSAMIAREKTGKGQFIDVSLLDGQVVLLNYLATSYFATGNPAGRLGTAHPSIVPYQAFAAKDGEIILAIANNRLWEKACQALRWDDLREDPRFCTNDERVAHRELLIRIIQERVSTMERQEIVEKLDGVGVPCGPIHTIDQVLNHPQVLAREMVLEVEHPVVKSLKMPGFPVKLSDTPAQVRRHPPLLGEHTDEVLSELGIDSAQIVEWREKKVIGNKPEVSR; encoded by the coding sequence TTGCAGGCATTAGATGGTATTCGTGTTCTGGATCTGTCGAGGACGCTGGCTGGACCATTTTGTACGATGCTGCTCGGAGATATGGGGGCAGATATCATCAAGGTGGAGCAGCCTGAGCAAGGAGACGAGACGAGAAGTTTTACGCCCCCTACCTGGGATGGAATTAGCAGCTACTATTTGGCATCCAACCGGAACAAACGAAGTATTACTGTCGATCTCAAGTCGAAGGAAGGCAAAGAAATCATTTTTTCGTTGGCCAAAACCGTTGATGTGCTGGTGGAGAATTTCCGCACGGGCACATTGGATCAGCTAGGGCTGGGCTACGAACAACTCAAAGAAATGAACCCACGGTTGATTTATTGCTCGGTATCAGGTTTTGGACGCACAGGTCCAGAGAAGAACAGAGCAGGCTATGACCTGCTTCTTCAAGGGTATGGCGGATTAATGAGCATTACAGGGGAGAATGGCGGATCTCCAGTAAAGGTCGGCACGTCGATCGTAGATATGAATGCAGGGATGTTCGCGATATACGGTATTTTATCCGCCATGATCGCCCGTGAAAAAACAGGGAAAGGTCAGTTTATTGATGTGAGTCTATTGGACGGTCAGGTTGTTCTCCTGAACTATTTGGCCACTAGTTATTTTGCAACGGGAAATCCAGCAGGTCGCCTAGGAACGGCTCATCCTTCGATCGTGCCCTATCAGGCTTTTGCCGCGAAAGATGGAGAAATCATTCTAGCGATTGCGAACAACCGATTATGGGAAAAGGCATGTCAGGCATTGCGCTGGGATGATTTGCGAGAAGATCCGCGCTTTTGTACCAACGATGAACGGGTCGCCCACCGCGAGTTATTAATCCGGATCATTCAAGAACGAGTATCGACAATGGAACGGCAGGAAATCGTGGAGAAGCTAGACGGCGTCGGTGTTCCCTGCGGACCAATTCATACGATTGATCAAGTCTTGAATCACCCGCAAGTGCTGGCGAGAGAAATGGTGCTTGAGGTCGAGCATCCGGTTGTAAAAAGCTTGAAAATGCCAGGTTTTCCGGTCAAGCTATCGGATACACCGGCACAGGTCCGCAGACATCCACCACTTTTGGGTGAGCACACGGACGAGGTACTGAGTGAACTGGGGATCGATTCCGCACAGATCGTGGAGTGGAGAGAGAAAAAGGTGATCGGTAATAAGCCTGAGGTATCCAGATAG
- a CDS encoding cysteine desulfurase-like protein translates to MTKTAELYPIAAVREQFPALRRTHHGKSVVYFDGPGGSQVVKSSMDAIYAYMTNGGANLHGSFPSSRETEQIIADAKDAVAALFGAKPEEVSFGANMTTLTFAIARALGRNWKEGDEIVVSELDHRANVDPWLTIAADRGMTVRWLPVDSDTLTLRLEELDSVLTSKTRLIAVGLASNAVGTINDIATISKKAHALDIPVAVDAVHAAPHFAIDRDTLGVDILLCSAYKFFGPHVGIAVIRQELFEQIQPYKLQPAPTYIPDKLETGTQNHEGIAGIRPAIEFIAGLGKGQELRERICTGYEVIEAYENGLADKLRSALSEIDAVTLYQAAPDVPKTPTIAFRVAGWSTQEFCARMCEDYSIFIADGDFYAMTLADKLGINESGGWIRAGLAPYNTEEEVERFIRGIKELTNE, encoded by the coding sequence ATGACGAAAACGGCTGAGCTCTATCCCATCGCGGCAGTTCGTGAGCAATTTCCCGCATTACGTCGGACACACCATGGAAAGTCTGTTGTGTATTTTGACGGTCCAGGTGGTTCACAAGTAGTCAAAAGCTCCATGGATGCTATTTACGCCTACATGACAAATGGTGGAGCGAACCTCCATGGCTCGTTTCCTAGCAGTCGGGAAACCGAGCAGATCATTGCGGACGCGAAAGATGCGGTAGCTGCCCTTTTTGGCGCCAAGCCCGAGGAAGTCTCATTTGGAGCAAACATGACAACCCTGACTTTCGCCATCGCACGTGCTTTGGGGCGTAACTGGAAAGAAGGCGACGAGATTGTAGTTTCTGAGCTCGATCATCGTGCCAACGTCGATCCTTGGTTGACGATTGCCGCAGATCGTGGAATGACCGTGCGCTGGCTTCCTGTCGATTCCGATACGCTAACATTGCGTCTCGAAGAACTGGATTCTGTCCTCACTTCCAAAACACGCCTCATCGCAGTGGGACTAGCTTCGAATGCCGTCGGGACCATCAATGATATCGCCACCATCTCTAAAAAAGCGCATGCGCTGGACATTCCAGTAGCCGTAGACGCGGTCCACGCTGCCCCTCATTTTGCGATCGATCGTGATACCCTTGGTGTAGACATCCTTCTCTGCTCTGCCTACAAATTTTTCGGACCTCACGTGGGGATTGCCGTGATTCGCCAAGAACTCTTTGAACAAATCCAGCCATACAAGCTTCAACCCGCGCCAACCTACATACCGGATAAGCTGGAGACAGGAACACAAAATCATGAAGGAATCGCAGGCATTCGCCCTGCCATCGAATTTATTGCTGGTTTGGGAAAAGGACAGGAATTACGTGAACGGATTTGCACGGGGTATGAAGTAATCGAGGCTTATGAAAACGGTCTGGCAGACAAACTCCGTAGTGCCCTATCCGAGATTGATGCCGTGACTCTTTATCAAGCAGCACCGGACGTACCCAAGACACCTACGATCGCTTTTCGTGTAGCAGGCTGGAGTACGCAAGAGTTTTGCGCTAGAATGTGCGAAGACTACAGCATTTTCATTGCAGACGGTGACTTTTATGCCATGACCCTCGCAGATAAGCTGGGTATCAACGAAAGCGGCGGCTGGATCCGTGCAGGTTTGGCTCCTTACAATACCGAGGAAGAAGTGGAACGTTTTATTCGTGGGATCAAAGAATTAACCAATGAATAA
- a CDS encoding GNAT family N-acetyltransferase yields the protein MNITYRKARREDAFELARLSSQLGYPVDRGELEKRLKAVLEAHQHVVFIAEQSDQLVGWIHAHERLLIESASFIEIGGLIVDAECRGNGVGRNLVRLCEEWAVGEGYTKIRVRTNASRMDARAFYSRIGYHEVKSQQVFDKQIG from the coding sequence ATGAACATTACGTATCGCAAAGCAAGAAGGGAAGACGCTTTCGAATTGGCGCGACTCTCAAGCCAGTTGGGTTATCCGGTCGACCGAGGTGAGCTAGAAAAGAGATTGAAAGCCGTTTTGGAAGCTCATCAGCATGTCGTATTTATTGCAGAACAAAGCGACCAGCTGGTAGGGTGGATTCATGCTCACGAACGGTTGCTTATCGAATCAGCGTCATTCATTGAGATTGGCGGATTAATCGTCGATGCCGAATGTAGGGGAAACGGTGTCGGAAGGAACCTCGTCAGGCTCTGTGAAGAGTGGGCAGTGGGGGAAGGCTATACCAAAATCAGAGTGCGAACGAATGCGAGCCGAATGGACGCACGTGCTTTCTACTCTCGAATTGGGTACCATGAAGTGAAGTCACAACAAGTGTTTGATAAACAAATCGGATAA
- a CDS encoding enoyl-CoA hydratase/isomerase family protein → MTDLLFTVEDGIARITLNRPEALNAFSTEMIDLWIRALESIRDDDSVRVVVLTGNGRGFCSGGDIKSMVRGDGFLHNNTEAKDLSSTGLARKQSLWKRVQRIPLLLQEIDKPVIAKMNGIATGAGLDMALMCDIRIAAQSVKVAEGYIKAGIVPGDGGAYFLPRLVGVDRALEMLWTGDSYTAKEAKQMGLITHVVSDEELQEYVEAYVRRLANGPQETMRFMKRAVYQGLTTDLRTSLDMISSAMGLVTELDDYQEGIRAIAEKRQPKFT, encoded by the coding sequence ATGACCGATTTGTTATTTACGGTAGAAGATGGGATAGCCCGCATCACGTTGAATCGACCGGAGGCACTGAATGCGTTTAGTACCGAGATGATTGATTTATGGATACGCGCATTAGAGTCCATTCGCGATGATGATTCAGTACGAGTGGTCGTATTGACGGGAAATGGGAGAGGCTTTTGCAGTGGCGGAGATATCAAGTCCATGGTTCGCGGAGATGGCTTCCTGCACAACAACACAGAGGCAAAAGATCTGTCATCGACTGGGCTGGCGCGCAAGCAGAGCCTGTGGAAGCGAGTCCAGCGTATTCCGTTATTGCTGCAGGAAATTGATAAGCCGGTCATTGCAAAGATGAATGGCATTGCCACAGGGGCAGGCTTAGACATGGCGCTCATGTGTGACATCCGGATCGCAGCCCAGAGTGTGAAAGTAGCAGAAGGGTACATCAAGGCAGGTATCGTACCCGGGGATGGAGGCGCTTACTTTTTGCCACGTCTGGTGGGTGTGGATCGTGCATTGGAAATGCTTTGGACGGGGGACAGTTACACGGCAAAAGAAGCGAAGCAAATGGGGCTTATCACACATGTCGTGTCGGATGAGGAGTTGCAGGAGTATGTTGAGGCTTATGTAAGGCGCTTAGCCAACGGACCACAGGAAACGATGCGTTTTATGAAAAGAGCAGTATACCAGGGCCTCACCACGGATTTGCGTACTTCTCTGGACATGATTTCATCTGCGATGGGGCTTGTGACGGAGCTAGACGATTATCAGGAAGGCATTCGTGCCATCGCTGAAAAGAGACAACCGAAGTTTACATAA
- a CDS encoding Zn-ribbon domain-containing OB-fold protein, with amino-acid sequence MSSQIPRPLMDSDSQPFWEGLKRQELMIQRCDECHQHIFYPRVLCPHCFSDKVAWTQATGRGHIYSYTVVHRAFGPFSDQVPYVVAIVELDEGVRMMTRIVGDREAIKIGVPVEVIYEKVDDELLLPYFILR; translated from the coding sequence ATGTCGAGCCAAATTCCAAGACCATTGATGGATTCAGACTCCCAGCCATTTTGGGAAGGCCTTAAACGACAGGAGCTGATGATTCAGCGTTGCGACGAATGTCATCAGCATATCTTTTATCCGAGAGTACTTTGCCCCCATTGCTTTTCAGATAAGGTCGCGTGGACACAAGCGACGGGGCGAGGACATATATACAGTTATACTGTGGTGCACCGAGCGTTTGGTCCCTTTTCTGATCAGGTGCCTTATGTGGTAGCGATCGTGGAGCTGGACGAAGGTGTCCGAATGATGACCCGGATCGTTGGTGATCGCGAGGCGATAAAGATCGGAGTACCGGTAGAGGTCATCTATGAAAAGGTAGATGACGAGTTGCTATTGCCTTATTTTATACTCAGATAG
- a CDS encoding acyl-CoA dehydrogenase family protein — translation MNDITKMLIQSTTKIMKDVCTKELVNEAENGQWAAALWEILAESGMLTVACPEELEGTGGSYADAYQILRLAGKYSAPIPLAETYMGNWLLVGLGVRASNEPLAILVNKNKPFQLRRDQEGWIVSGKAQSVPWARDAKQLLVLGETESGAVLAIVHSVGAELSHGRNIAGEPRDTVILDAIRVENRHVFSVDARQVQERLLHTGALCRSVMMAGALERILELAVTYSKERTQFGQPIHRFQAVQHHLASLAGEIAAAETAAQYAVDTSEKGSATTAIAMAKIRINEAAGIVAPIAHQLHGAIGFTHEHVLHQSTRRVLAWRDDWGTETEWSEKLAEQLMKLEDNGLWPFLTV, via the coding sequence GTGAACGACATCACAAAAATGCTGATTCAGTCGACGACCAAAATCATGAAGGACGTGTGCACAAAGGAACTCGTGAATGAGGCGGAAAATGGGCAGTGGGCAGCTGCTTTGTGGGAAATTCTGGCCGAGTCCGGCATGCTGACTGTTGCTTGCCCGGAAGAACTGGAAGGTACGGGTGGTAGCTACGCAGATGCTTACCAAATACTCCGGTTGGCAGGGAAGTATTCCGCCCCCATTCCTCTGGCGGAAACGTATATGGGCAACTGGCTTCTAGTGGGTTTGGGAGTGAGAGCGTCCAATGAACCACTAGCCATTTTAGTTAACAAAAACAAGCCATTCCAGCTTAGAAGAGACCAGGAAGGCTGGATCGTAAGTGGAAAAGCGCAATCGGTGCCCTGGGCGAGGGATGCGAAACAACTGCTTGTACTAGGCGAAACGGAATCCGGAGCAGTGCTGGCGATCGTCCATTCTGTAGGAGCAGAGCTATCACATGGACGCAACATCGCTGGCGAGCCGAGAGATACTGTCATTCTTGACGCGATTCGGGTGGAGAATCGTCACGTTTTTTCAGTGGATGCTCGCCAGGTGCAGGAGCGTCTCTTGCACACAGGAGCACTTTGCCGGTCCGTTATGATGGCGGGTGCTTTGGAACGAATTTTAGAGCTTGCGGTCACCTATTCGAAAGAGCGCACGCAATTTGGCCAACCAATTCATCGGTTTCAAGCCGTTCAGCATCACCTAGCCTCATTGGCAGGAGAAATTGCCGCAGCAGAAACGGCAGCCCAATACGCGGTAGATACCAGTGAAAAAGGCTCTGCAACCACGGCTATAGCTATGGCAAAAATCCGTATTAACGAAGCAGCTGGTATCGTCGCTCCAATAGCCCATCAATTACATGGCGCCATCGGGTTTACCCATGAACACGTGTTGCATCAGAGTACACGTCGAGTCCTGGCGTGGCGAGATGATTGGGGAACAGAGACGGAGTGGAGCGAAAAATTGGCAGAGCAGCTCATGAAACTAGAAGATAACGGCTTATGGCCTTTTCTTACGGTGTAG